A single region of the Acinetobacter sp. WCHA45 genome encodes:
- a CDS encoding DMT family transporter: MTQLSRYQKWAFVLPLIAVLIWSLNIAVTRYVADYISPVSISFYRWFVAFLILTPFMLPKVWKQRALIRPYIPKLAVLSAFGMVLYQGLSYTAAHYTTATNMGIVNAFVPVFTIFISYIILKDKPNRFAIFGSFLSFFGLLYVMSQGHFSRLFDQGGHWGDAVMVLAVGFYAFYGVFLKKWQVQLPLMTSLYIQIAFALLYHLPFLLWLGLDAINVDNVASVLYAGIFPLLIAPLLWMIAVQSIGPNRTSIFMNLIPVFTAIIASVWLSEHWTIYHTLGGVTILVGIILAQKKTEKAPVELI; encoded by the coding sequence ATGACTCAGTTAAGTAGATACCAAAAATGGGCATTTGTACTGCCATTGATAGCAGTCTTAATTTGGTCGTTAAATATTGCAGTGACTCGTTATGTTGCGGACTATATTTCACCCGTCAGTATTAGTTTTTATCGCTGGTTTGTTGCCTTTCTCATTTTGACACCATTTATGTTGCCCAAAGTATGGAAACAGCGAGCTTTGATTCGCCCATATATTCCTAAATTAGCAGTTCTGAGCGCTTTTGGAATGGTTTTATATCAAGGGCTTTCTTATACAGCAGCACATTATACCACTGCAACAAATATGGGTATTGTAAATGCCTTTGTTCCAGTTTTTACCATTTTTATCTCTTATATTATTTTAAAAGATAAGCCAAATCGATTTGCGATTTTTGGCAGTTTCCTATCATTTTTCGGCCTACTTTATGTAATGAGCCAAGGGCATTTCTCTCGCTTATTTGATCAAGGAGGTCATTGGGGAGATGCTGTTATGGTCTTGGCTGTAGGTTTTTATGCATTTTATGGCGTCTTTCTAAAAAAATGGCAAGTACAATTGCCATTGATGACCAGTCTCTATATCCAAATCGCTTTTGCGTTGCTATACCATCTTCCATTTCTACTTTGGTTGGGCTTAGATGCAATTAATGTAGATAATGTAGCAAGTGTATTGTATGCAGGTATTTTTCCATTGTTGATCGCACCTTTATTATGGATGATTGCTGTACAAAGCATTGGTCCAAACCGTACTAGTATTTTTATGAATTTGATACCTGTATTTACTGCAATTATTGCAAGTGTATGGCTATCTGAGCATTGGACGATCTACCATACCTTAGGCGGTGTGACGATTTTGGTCGGTATCATTTTAGCGCAAAAGAAAACGGAAAAAGCACCTGTAGAATTGATTTAA
- a CDS encoding glutathione peroxidase, whose product MSQSVYHIPVKDIKGQDVDLDQYQGKVLLIVNVASKCGLTPQYEGLEKLYQAKKNQGLEILGFPANNFLEQEPGTNDEIEQFCSLNYDVHFPLFAKISVAGEDKHPLYQTLTQAIPERIGEGPWWKDLVDYGLTPNNPPEVLWNFEKFLVNKNGEIVARFAPDITADDERIVSAIEAELAK is encoded by the coding sequence ATGAGCCAGTCGGTTTATCACATTCCAGTTAAAGATATTAAAGGTCAAGACGTTGATCTTGATCAATATCAGGGTAAAGTTCTACTAATTGTTAACGTAGCCTCAAAATGTGGCTTAACACCACAGTACGAAGGCCTAGAAAAACTTTATCAAGCGAAAAAAAATCAGGGCTTAGAAATTTTAGGCTTCCCTGCAAATAACTTCTTAGAGCAAGAACCAGGGACAAATGATGAAATCGAACAATTCTGTTCACTCAACTATGACGTCCACTTCCCTTTATTTGCAAAAATCTCTGTTGCAGGTGAAGACAAACATCCTTTATATCAAACACTCACACAAGCAATTCCAGAACGTATTGGTGAAGGACCTTGGTGGAAAGACCTCGTTGATTATGGCTTAACACCAAACAATCCACCTGAAGTACTATGGAATTTTGAGAAATTCTTAGTCAATAAAAATGGGGAAATCGTAGCGCGTTTTGCACCTGACATTACCGCAGATGATGAACGTATCGTCAGTGCGATTGAAGCTGAATTAGCAAAATAA
- a CDS encoding F0F1 ATP synthase subunit epsilon: MATMQCDVVSVKESIYSGQVTMLIAKGAGGELGILPGHAPLVTLLQPGPIRVQLENGTEEIVYVSGGVLEVQPHVVTVLADTAIRADNLDEAAIMEARKQAEQLLANQKSDLDSAAALAALAETAAQLETIRKIKNRAM; encoded by the coding sequence ATGGCGACTATGCAATGTGATGTCGTAAGTGTTAAAGAGTCTATTTACTCTGGACAAGTTACGATGTTAATCGCAAAAGGTGCGGGTGGTGAGCTAGGTATTTTACCAGGGCATGCGCCACTTGTAACTTTACTCCAACCGGGACCGATCCGTGTTCAGTTGGAAAATGGTACAGAAGAAATCGTGTATGTATCAGGCGGTGTGTTAGAAGTTCAACCTCATGTTGTTACTGTGCTTGCAGATACTGCAATCCGTGCTGACAACTTAGATGAAGCTGCAATTATGGAAGCTCGTAAACAAGCTGAACAATTGTTAGCAAATCAAAAGAGTGATTTGGACTCGGCTGCTGCTCTTGCTGCGCTTGCCGAAACTGCGGCTCAGCTTGAAACCATCCGTAAAATCAAGAATCGTGCAATGTAA
- the atpD gene encoding F0F1 ATP synthase subunit beta: protein MSSGRIIQIIGAVIDVEFERNSVPKIYDALQVDGTETTLEVQQQLGDGVVRTIAMGSTEGLKRGLNVTSTNAPISVPVGPATLGRIMDVLGRPIDEAGPVATEERLPIHRQAPSYAEQAASTDLLETGIKVIDLLCPFAKGGKVGLFGGAGVGKTVNMMELINNIAKAHSGLSVFAGVGERTREGNDFYHEMKDSNVLDKVAMVYGQMNEPPGNRLRVALTGLTMAEYFRDEKDENGKGRDVLLFVDNIYRYTLAGTEVSALLGRMPSAVGYQPTLAEEMGVLQERITSTKSGSITSIQAVYVPADDLTDPSPATTFAHLDATVVLSRDIASSGIYPAIDPLDSTSRQLDPLVVGQEHYEIARSVQNVLQRYKELKDIIAILGMDELAEEDKLVVYRARKIQRFFSQPFHVAEVFTGAPGKLVPLKETIRGFKGLLAGEYDHIPEQAFYMVGGIDEVIAKAEKL from the coding sequence ATGAGTAGCGGTCGTATCATTCAGATCATCGGCGCGGTTATCGACGTCGAGTTTGAGCGCAATAGCGTTCCTAAGATCTATGACGCTCTCCAAGTTGACGGTACTGAAACTACTTTAGAAGTTCAGCAACAGCTTGGCGATGGTGTTGTTCGTACCATCGCAATGGGTTCTACAGAAGGTCTTAAACGTGGCCTTAATGTAACTAGCACAAATGCACCGATTTCTGTTCCAGTAGGTCCTGCTACGCTTGGTCGTATCATGGACGTATTGGGTCGCCCTATCGATGAAGCAGGTCCTGTAGCGACTGAAGAACGTTTGCCGATTCACCGTCAAGCACCTTCTTATGCTGAACAAGCAGCTTCTACTGATCTTTTAGAAACTGGTATTAAAGTCATTGACTTACTTTGCCCGTTCGCGAAAGGTGGTAAAGTTGGTTTATTCGGTGGTGCGGGTGTTGGTAAAACCGTTAACATGATGGAGTTGATCAACAACATTGCGAAAGCACACTCAGGTTTATCTGTGTTTGCTGGTGTTGGTGAGCGTACTCGTGAAGGTAACGACTTCTATCACGAAATGAAAGATTCTAACGTTCTTGACAAAGTAGCAATGGTCTACGGTCAGATGAACGAGCCACCAGGTAACCGTTTACGCGTAGCGTTAACTGGTTTGACTATGGCTGAATACTTCCGTGATGAAAAAGACGAAAATGGTAAAGGTCGTGACGTATTATTATTCGTCGACAACATCTACCGTTATACACTTGCGGGTACTGAAGTATCAGCATTGTTAGGTCGTATGCCATCTGCAGTAGGTTACCAACCGACACTTGCAGAAGAAATGGGTGTTCTCCAAGAGCGTATTACGTCGACTAAGTCTGGTTCGATCACATCGATCCAAGCTGTATACGTACCTGCGGATGACTTGACTGACCCATCACCTGCAACAACGTTTGCTCACTTAGATGCAACAGTAGTATTGAGCCGTGACATCGCATCTTCTGGTATTTATCCAGCGATCGATCCACTTGACTCTACTTCACGTCAGTTAGATCCATTGGTTGTTGGTCAAGAGCATTATGAAATTGCACGTTCTGTACAGAACGTATTGCAACGTTATAAAGAGCTTAAAGACATTATCGCAATCTTGGGTATGGATGAATTAGCTGAAGAAGATAAATTGGTTGTTTACCGTGCGCGTAAAATCCAACGTTTCTTCTCTCAACCATTCCACGTAGCTGAAGTATTTACTGGTGCTCCTGGTAAATTAGTACCGCTTAAAGAAACTATTCGTGGCTTTAAAGGTCTATTAGCTGGTGAATACGATCACATCCCAGAACAAGCGTTCTATATGGTTGGTGGTATTGACGAAGTGATTGCTAAAGCTGAGAAACTCTAA
- the atpG gene encoding F0F1 ATP synthase subunit gamma, with product MANLKEIRAKVASIKSTQKITRAMQMVAASKMRRAQERMAQGRPYADNMRRVIAHLVQANPEYKHRYMVDRPVKRVGYIVVSSDRGLAGGLNINLFKKVVQHVKAQQEQSIEVEFALIGQKAVSFFKNYGGKVLGATTQLGDAPSLEQLTGSVQVMLDAFDKGELDRIYLVSNGFVNAMTQQPKVEQLVPLAPAQAGDDLNRTYGWDYIYEPEAEELLNGLLVRYIESMVYQGVIENVACEQSARMVAMKAATDNAGQLIKDLQLIYNKLRQAAITQEISEIVGGAAAV from the coding sequence ATGGCAAATTTAAAAGAAATTCGCGCCAAAGTAGCTAGTATCAAAAGCACGCAGAAAATTACTCGCGCGATGCAAATGGTAGCTGCTTCTAAAATGCGTCGTGCGCAAGAGCGCATGGCTCAAGGCCGTCCGTATGCCGATAATATGCGCCGTGTAATTGCTCACTTAGTTCAAGCAAATCCTGAATATAAACACCGTTATATGGTTGATCGCCCTGTTAAGCGCGTTGGCTATATCGTGGTGTCTTCAGATCGCGGCTTGGCAGGTGGCTTGAACATTAACTTGTTCAAGAAAGTTGTGCAGCATGTCAAAGCACAACAAGAGCAGTCAATTGAAGTTGAATTTGCTTTGATTGGTCAAAAAGCGGTTTCGTTTTTTAAGAATTACGGCGGTAAAGTGCTTGGTGCAACGACCCAACTTGGCGACGCGCCGAGTTTGGAACAGTTAACTGGCTCTGTACAAGTTATGCTTGATGCATTTGATAAAGGCGAATTAGATCGTATCTACCTCGTTTCAAATGGTTTCGTCAATGCGATGACTCAACAGCCTAAAGTAGAACAACTTGTTCCTTTAGCACCAGCGCAAGCAGGCGATGATCTCAACCGTACTTATGGTTGGGACTATATCTACGAACCAGAAGCAGAAGAATTGTTAAATGGTTTGTTGGTTCGCTACATCGAGTCTATGGTTTATCAAGGTGTGATTGAAAACGTTGCATGTGAGCAGTCTGCTCGTATGGTCGCAATGAAAGCAGCGACAGACAACGCAGGCCAATTGATTAAAGACCTACAACTCATTTACAACAAGCTGCGTCAAGCCGCGATTACTCAGGAAATTTCCGAGATCGTTGGCGGTGCCGCTGCCGTTTAA
- the atpA gene encoding F0F1 ATP synthase subunit alpha — protein sequence MQQLNPSEISALIKQRIGDLDTSATAKNEGTIVMVSDGIVRIHGLADAMYGEMIEFDGGLFGMALNLEQDSVGAVVLGNYLSLQEGQKARCTGRVLEVPVGPELLGRVVDALGNPIDGKGPIDAKLTDAVEKVAPGVIWRQSVDEPVQTGYKSVDTMIPVGRGQRELIIGDRQTGKTAMAIDAIIAQKNSGIKCVYVAIGQKQSTIANVVRKLEETGAMAYTTVVAAAAADPAAMQYLAPYSGCTMGEYFRDRGEDALIIYDDLSKQAVAYRQISLLLRRPPGREAYPGDVFYLHSRLLERASRVSADYVEKFTNGAVTGQTGSLTALPIIETQAGDVSAFVPTNVISITDGQIFLETSLFNAGIRPAVNAGISVSRVGGSAQTKIIKKLSGGIRTALAQYRELAAFAQFASDLDEATRKQLEHGQRVTELMKQKQYAPYSIADQAVSVYASNEGYMADVEVKKIVDFDAALIAYFRSEHAALMQQIDETGDYNKDIEAAFKAGIESFKATQTY from the coding sequence ATGCAACAACTGAATCCATCCGAGATCAGTGCGCTCATTAAACAGCGTATCGGCGATCTGGACACCAGCGCGACCGCTAAGAATGAAGGTACCATCGTCATGGTATCTGACGGTATCGTGCGTATTCACGGTCTTGCGGATGCAATGTACGGTGAAATGATCGAATTCGACGGCGGCTTATTTGGTATGGCACTGAACCTAGAACAGGATTCAGTGGGTGCCGTTGTTTTAGGTAACTACCTAAGCCTTCAAGAAGGTCAAAAAGCTCGTTGTACAGGTCGTGTATTAGAAGTGCCGGTAGGTCCTGAACTTCTTGGCCGTGTCGTAGACGCTTTGGGTAACCCAATTGATGGTAAAGGCCCTATTGATGCAAAACTAACTGATGCTGTTGAAAAAGTAGCACCAGGTGTAATTTGGCGTCAATCTGTCGACGAACCTGTTCAAACTGGTTATAAATCAGTTGATACCATGATCCCTGTAGGTCGTGGTCAGCGTGAGTTGATCATTGGTGACCGTCAAACTGGTAAAACAGCAATGGCGATCGATGCGATCATCGCTCAGAAAAACTCTGGCATTAAATGTGTATACGTTGCGATTGGTCAAAAACAATCAACAATTGCAAACGTTGTACGTAAGCTAGAAGAAACTGGCGCTATGGCGTATACAACTGTTGTCGCAGCTGCGGCAGCTGATCCTGCAGCTATGCAGTATTTAGCTCCGTACTCAGGCTGTACAATGGGTGAATACTTCCGTGACCGCGGTGAAGATGCGTTAATTATTTATGATGATTTGTCTAAGCAAGCTGTTGCTTACCGTCAAATTTCATTGTTATTACGTCGTCCACCAGGTCGTGAAGCGTATCCAGGTGACGTATTCTATCTTCACTCACGTCTTCTTGAGCGTGCTTCGCGCGTTTCAGCTGACTATGTTGAGAAGTTCACGAACGGTGCAGTAACTGGTCAAACTGGTTCTTTAACTGCGTTACCGATCATTGAAACTCAAGCGGGTGACGTATCTGCATTCGTACCAACGAACGTAATTTCGATTACTGACGGTCAGATCTTCTTAGAAACATCATTATTCAACGCAGGTATTCGTCCTGCAGTGAACGCGGGTATCTCTGTATCGCGTGTTGGTGGTTCTGCTCAAACTAAGATCATCAAAAAATTGTCTGGTGGTATCCGTACTGCTTTAGCACAATACCGTGAATTGGCTGCGTTTGCTCAGTTTGCTTCTGATCTTGATGAAGCAACACGTAAGCAACTTGAGCATGGTCAACGTGTAACTGAGTTAATGAAGCAGAAACAATATGCTCCTTACTCAATTGCTGACCAAGCTGTATCTGTTTATGCATCTAACGAAGGCTACATGGCTGACGTTGAAGTGAAGAAAATCGTAGACTTTGATGCTGCGTTAATTGCTTACTTCCGTTCAGAACATGCTGCGTTAATGCAACAGATCGATGAAACTGGTGATTATAACAAAGACATCGAAGCAGCATTCAAAGCAGGTATTGAGAGCTTCAAAGCGACTCAAACTTACTAA
- a CDS encoding F0F1 ATP synthase subunit delta, with product MAELLTLARPYAKAAFAYASEQNATDAWSNALQLLSAAVQDEAFSAYLNRPELTPAEQVGLFAKVLGEDQSQSVSNFLTLLADNDRLVLLPEIAAEYELLKSQNNNTLEVEIESAFPMDATQEHILAHALEKRFNRTVHVTVSVNPALIAGVVIRAGDQVIDDSALNKLEKMRTRLLA from the coding sequence ATGGCTGAACTCTTGACGTTAGCACGCCCGTACGCCAAAGCAGCATTTGCTTATGCATCTGAGCAGAATGCAACTGACGCTTGGTCAAATGCGTTACAACTGCTCAGTGCTGCGGTGCAAGACGAAGCATTTTCCGCTTATTTAAATCGCCCTGAGCTGACTCCTGCGGAACAAGTAGGTCTTTTTGCGAAAGTTTTAGGTGAAGATCAATCTCAATCAGTGTCTAACTTTTTGACACTTCTTGCAGATAACGATCGTTTAGTTTTATTGCCTGAAATTGCTGCAGAATACGAATTACTTAAATCGCAGAACAACAACACGTTGGAAGTGGAGATTGAATCTGCTTTTCCAATGGATGCGACACAAGAGCATATTTTAGCTCATGCGCTTGAAAAACGTTTTAACAGAACTGTACATGTGACTGTTAGCGTTAATCCGGCGTTAATCGCAGGTGTTGTGATTCGTGCAGGCGACCAAGTGATAGATGACTCTGCGCTTAACAAGCTTGAAAAAATGCGGACTCGTCTTCTTGCGTAA
- a CDS encoding F0F1 ATP synthase subunit B, with the protein MNINLTLIGQAIAFAMFVAFCMKFVWPPLINAISERQRKIADGLNAAEKAKADLADAQAQVKAELDAAKAQAAQLIEQANRRAAQLVEEARTQAAAEGERIRQQAKETVDQDINAAREELRQQVAALAVAGAEKILNQQVDAEAHNAMLTQLAAKL; encoded by the coding sequence ATGAATATCAACCTCACATTGATTGGTCAAGCAATTGCATTTGCGATGTTCGTCGCATTCTGCATGAAGTTTGTTTGGCCACCACTAATCAATGCGATTAGTGAGCGTCAGCGTAAAATCGCTGATGGCTTAAACGCTGCTGAAAAAGCTAAAGCTGACCTTGCTGATGCGCAAGCACAAGTTAAGGCAGAATTAGATGCAGCGAAAGCACAAGCGGCTCAATTGATCGAACAAGCGAACCGTCGTGCAGCACAATTGGTAGAAGAAGCGCGTACCCAGGCTGCGGCTGAAGGTGAGCGTATCCGTCAACAGGCGAAAGAAACTGTTGATCAAGACATCAATGCTGCTCGCGAAGAATTACGTCAACAAGTTGCTGCTTTGGCAGTTGCTGGCGCAGAAAAAATTCTGAACCAACAAGTTGACGCAGAAGCTCATAATGCCATGCTGACTCAGCTGGCTGCTAAACTATAA
- the atpE gene encoding F0F1 ATP synthase subunit C, which yields MELTLGLVAIASAILIAFGALGTAIGFGLLGGRFLEAVARQPELAPQLQTRMFLIAGLLDAVPMIGVGIGLFFIFANPFVG from the coding sequence ATGGAACTCACTTTAGGTCTAGTTGCAATTGCATCTGCTATCTTGATCGCTTTCGGTGCTTTAGGTACTGCGATTGGTTTTGGTCTTTTAGGTGGTCGCTTCTTAGAAGCTGTTGCTCGTCAACCAGAATTGGCTCCACAACTTCAAACTCGCATGTTCTTAATCGCGGGTCTTCTTGATGCTGTGCCTATGATCGGTGTTGGTATTGGCTTGTTCTTCATCTTCGCTAATCCATTTGTAGGTTAA
- the atpB gene encoding F0F1 ATP synthase subunit A, with the protein MAAEEHALTSTEYIKHHLTNMTYGKMPDGTWKLAETAEEAHSMGFTAIHLDSMGWSIGLGVIFCLLFWTVAKAANAGVPTKFQSAIEMIIEFVDSSVRDTFHGKSRLIAPLSLTIFVWIFLMNAMDLIPVDWIPFLAQKIGASVFGMDPHHVYFKVVPSTDPNITLGMSLSVFALILFYSIREKGIGGFVGELALNPFNPSNPVAKALLIPVNLILELVTFLARPVSLALRLFGNMYAGELIFILIALLPFWIQWALSVPWAIFHILVITLQAFIFMMLTIVYLSMASEKH; encoded by the coding sequence ATGGCTGCTGAAGAACATGCCCTTACTTCGACCGAGTATATCAAGCATCACTTGACCAATATGACCTATGGCAAAATGCCTGATGGTACATGGAAGTTGGCTGAGACTGCTGAAGAAGCTCATTCGATGGGGTTCACTGCAATTCACTTGGATTCAATGGGTTGGTCTATCGGACTTGGTGTTATTTTCTGTTTGTTATTTTGGACAGTTGCGAAAGCTGCAAATGCTGGCGTTCCAACTAAATTCCAATCTGCAATCGAAATGATTATCGAGTTTGTGGACTCAAGTGTTCGTGATACTTTCCACGGCAAATCACGTTTAATTGCTCCTTTATCATTGACCATCTTCGTGTGGATTTTCCTCATGAACGCAATGGACTTGATTCCTGTTGACTGGATTCCTTTCCTAGCTCAAAAGATTGGTGCAAGCGTGTTTGGTATGGACCCTCACCACGTTTATTTCAAGGTTGTTCCATCTACAGATCCTAACATTACCCTTGGTATGTCATTGTCTGTATTTGCACTGATCTTGTTCTATAGTATTCGTGAAAAAGGGATCGGCGGTTTCGTCGGTGAATTGGCACTTAACCCATTTAACCCAAGTAACCCAGTTGCAAAAGCGTTATTGATTCCAGTGAACTTGATTTTGGAATTAGTAACTTTTCTTGCTCGACCAGTTTCGTTGGCTCTACGACTGTTCGGTAACATGTATGCGGGTGAGTTAATCTTCATCTTAATCGCGTTATTACCGTTCTGGATTCAATGGGCGTTATCTGTGCCTTGGGCTATTTTCCACATTCTTGTAATTACGTTACAAGCATTCATCTTTATGATGCTGACCATCGTTTACTTGAGCATGGCAAGCGAAAAGCATTAA
- a CDS encoding ATP synthase subunit I yields the protein MSRTSRLIDRRLAKALVFLQACMIPVAALLAWVIKDTTAALSAALGALVCWLAHCYFAWQSFRTAGARASKQVMLNMYRGMLGKFAIVIVGFILILSNVKPLSAVALFCGFILVQAMSWVAPFWVSRLQKRV from the coding sequence ATGAGCCGAACTAGTCGCTTGATTGACCGACGATTAGCAAAAGCTTTGGTCTTCTTACAGGCGTGTATGATTCCTGTTGCAGCTTTGCTTGCATGGGTGATAAAAGACACTACTGCTGCCCTGAGTGCTGCGCTTGGAGCGCTGGTTTGTTGGTTGGCGCATTGTTATTTTGCCTGGCAGTCGTTTAGAACGGCAGGCGCAAGAGCATCAAAACAAGTCATGCTGAACATGTATCGAGGGATGCTGGGTAAGTTTGCAATCGTGATCGTGGGTTTTATTTTAATTTTGAGCAATGTCAAGCCGTTGTCAGCGGTTGCGTTGTTTTGTGGATTTATCCTCGTTCAGGCCATGTCGTGGGTCGCGCCATTTTGGGTGTCACGTCTACAAAAACGAGTTTAA
- a CDS encoding metal ABC transporter substrate-binding protein, whose amino-acid sequence MSRLIVFVFFSMLSTWGWTQSLVVSTHPIYLIAKEVTAGIEEPVLLLGDQTGHDVQLTPAHRKAIQDASLVLWLGKVHEAPLDKLLNQNPKAIALLDSGILTILPQRSLRGAALANTVDSHVWLEPNNAVRIAFFIATLRSQQYPENKAKYMANAKEFSQQMLQVSQQYESSNKAKPYWSYHDAYQYLERALNLKFAGALTDDPHIAPTVAQIKFLKDSRPKTQMCLLAETSASRGQYQKLNPVVFQPVDESMRGQDNFVAAWKKLATKTDKCVLSTQN is encoded by the coding sequence ATGTCCCGCCTAATAGTATTTGTTTTCTTTTCAATGTTAAGCACATGGGGATGGACTCAAAGTTTAGTTGTTTCAACGCATCCAATTTATTTAATTGCTAAAGAGGTTACAGCAGGCATAGAAGAGCCTGTTCTTTTACTTGGCGATCAAACAGGACATGATGTACAACTCACACCCGCTCATCGTAAGGCGATTCAAGATGCTTCGCTGGTATTGTGGCTAGGTAAAGTACATGAAGCGCCTTTAGATAAGTTGCTTAATCAAAACCCTAAAGCAATTGCACTTTTAGATTCTGGTATTTTGACGATTTTACCGCAGCGTAGTTTGCGTGGTGCTGCATTGGCAAACACCGTAGATAGTCATGTCTGGTTAGAGCCAAACAATGCAGTGCGAATCGCTTTCTTTATTGCAACTTTACGTTCACAACAATATCCAGAAAATAAAGCCAAATACATGGCGAATGCAAAAGAGTTTTCGCAACAAATGCTGCAGGTTTCACAGCAATATGAAAGTTCCAATAAAGCAAAACCTTATTGGTCTTATCATGATGCCTATCAATATTTAGAAAGAGCACTCAATTTGAAATTTGCTGGAGCATTGACTGATGATCCTCATATTGCACCTACAGTAGCTCAAATTAAATTCTTAAAAGATAGTCGCCCTAAAACACAAATGTGCTTGTTGGCTGAAACATCAGCAAGTCGTGGTCAATATCAAAAGCTAAATCCAGTCGTGTTCCAACCAGTTGATGAAAGTATGCGTGGTCAAGATAATTTTGTTGCGGCATGGAAAAAATTGGCTACAAAAACTGATAAATGCGTATTAAGTACACAAAATTGA
- a CDS encoding transcriptional repressor, which yields MSSCSHEHNNALHGVHGHHDIKARIAEAEILCTAVGARLTPLRKEVLELILNASAPMGAYDLLAKIKGQADRPAAPPTVYRTLDFLLEKGLIHRLTSINAYIPCCHPREGHQAAFLICTECHSVKEASAQGLIQQLDQLAASDQFAAQHSIIEISGKCHQCNTRQ from the coding sequence ATGAGTTCTTGTTCACATGAACATAACAATGCTTTACATGGTGTTCACGGTCATCACGATATTAAGGCTCGCATTGCTGAAGCAGAAATTTTGTGTACTGCAGTTGGCGCTCGCTTAACACCTTTACGTAAAGAAGTGCTTGAACTCATTCTAAATGCTTCTGCTCCAATGGGCGCTTACGATTTACTGGCTAAAATCAAAGGTCAAGCAGACCGCCCTGCTGCCCCACCTACAGTTTATAGAACTTTAGACTTCTTATTAGAAAAAGGTCTAATTCATCGACTGACCTCAATTAATGCCTATATTCCTTGTTGCCACCCACGTGAAGGGCATCAAGCTGCTTTTCTGATCTGCACTGAATGTCATTCAGTGAAAGAGGCTTCAGCACAGGGATTAATTCAACAGCTCGATCAACTTGCTGCTTCTGACCAATTTGCTGCCCAACACAGCATTATTGAAATTTCTGGAAAATGTCATCAGTGCAACACACGCCAATAA
- the znuC gene encoding zinc ABC transporter ATP-binding protein ZnuC, whose translation MSSVQHTPISAPLIQLENISVRRDERDILRNIDFALQAKEIVTLIGPNGAGKSTLIKVLLGIMAPNKGKVLFSKKLKLAYVPQKFNPSASLPLRVQDLLDLEVCAADLREEIIRDTGIQKLQASKVQQLSGGERQRVLLARALLRQPDILVLDEPMQGLDIQSEAELYDYVRSLPERYGCAVLMVSHDLQWVMQGTHRVVCLNKHICCSGLPESIQQHPEYQAIFGTQRMFYQHHHNHCGHSDHAEPCSHDPRPHIHPEPKV comes from the coding sequence ATGTCATCAGTGCAACACACGCCAATAAGCGCTCCACTTATTCAGTTGGAGAATATTTCTGTTCGACGTGACGAACGAGATATTTTAAGAAATATTGATTTTGCATTACAGGCAAAAGAAATTGTGACGCTAATTGGTCCAAATGGTGCAGGTAAATCAACTTTAATTAAAGTACTGCTTGGCATCATGGCACCCAATAAAGGCAAGGTGCTCTTTTCCAAGAAATTAAAACTCGCTTACGTTCCACAGAAATTCAACCCTTCTGCCAGTCTTCCATTACGGGTTCAAGATTTACTGGATCTAGAAGTTTGTGCCGCTGATTTACGCGAAGAAATTATCCGGGATACGGGCATTCAAAAATTACAAGCCTCTAAAGTACAACAACTTTCAGGTGGCGAACGACAACGGGTTTTACTGGCACGTGCACTACTCCGCCAACCCGATATCCTAGTGCTTGATGAACCCATGCAAGGTTTGGATATTCAATCCGAAGCTGAGCTTTACGACTATGTGAGAAGCCTTCCTGAACGCTACGGTTGTGCAGTATTGATGGTGTCACATGATTTACAATGGGTAATGCAAGGCACGCATCGCGTTGTTTGTCTGAATAAACACATTTGTTGTAGTGGTTTACCTGAAAGTATTCAGCAGCATCCTGAATACCAAGCGATTTTTGGTACGCAACGGATGTTCTATCAGCACCATCACAATCATTGTGGACATAGCGATCATGCGGAACCCTGTTCTCATGATCCACGTCCACACATTCACCCTGAACCGAAGGTCTAA